The following DNA comes from Larimichthys crocea isolate SSNF unplaced genomic scaffold, L_crocea_2.0 scaffold110, whole genome shotgun sequence.
CCGTGATCAGCACCAGATTCTGGGAGATCTTGGAAGATATACGGGAGCCCGTTGATGCCTTAAAATAGTCCTTGATGGAATCCAGGGCCCATCCGATGTTGGTGCCTCCACCAGACTGATTCATATCCGAGATGTGCTTGCTGATGCTTTGCTCAGTGTAGAACTCGTTGAGGTAAAACTCTTTCTGGAAAGTGCTGCTGAACTGGGCAACTCCTACACGCACTAAGTCTTGGCTGACTTTAAAGCTGTTTATTAGATTTGTTGTGaagttcttcatggtgatgtaGTCCTGCGGGTCGATGCTGCCGGATTGATCAAGTAGGAAGACCAAGTCAGCCTTCTGTTTTTCACAAACTGCAAAAGCAAACAGAGGAATTGTATTATTACATAAATAAGTATGGTATATACCTGCCATGCTTCAAGTCCATTGACATTAACAGCTGATATTTGTCACAAGTACATCAATGTTTCTTTGTATGTTGGCACATATATGTACTTAAAGAAACTGCAGTACAAGCTACTTCTAAACTAACTGATGTTATGAGTTGTTACTGATTCTCCATCAAGATTTAGAACTACTGTGTGCAACCCCATGACTTGTTTTCATCTTACCTGGCTTGGTGGAATTGCAGAGGACATGAGTGATATTCTTGTACAGAGTTTCCAGGGCTTCAAAGTTGTCCACATAGAACACTTTGGAAGTGTCATGACCAGACATAATCTCCAGCTGTGTCCTGTTGGCTCCTTCAACTCCAATACTGAAGACGCTGATCCCACGTTCCCGCAGCGCCACAGATGGCACAACCAGATTGTTACGGTCGGTAGCATCACCATCTGTGATCACCATGAGAATCTGTGGCACCTGGAGATCCGCCCGACCACCATGCGCTTGGTCAAAGTACTGTAAGGAGTACGTCAAAGCCTTCCCAGTGTAGGTGTCTCCATATGGGGACTTCAGTGCTTCTATTGCTTTAGTAACCTCTTTTTTGGAGGTATGATCTTTCAGTTCAAAAATAGACTTGGCGTCTGTGGAGTAGAGAATGACCCCAAAGCGAGTCAGGTTCTTGCCAACTGTGGTTTGGTTTACCATTGACACCATAAACTTCTGCATGCTTCTAAACTTTTCCAGAGTTATGCTTGTGGAGCCGTCCACCAGGAAAATAATGTcagctttttctgtcttcttacAATCTGGTTGGaaataaaaaggataaaaagagCAGATAAGGTCAGAGGGAAAGGTTGGAGAACCAATCAAATTATATGCAACCAAAGAAAACACCCTAATATTTTTATGTTCAGCCTTGTTAGTTTGCAAACTACTGACCAGTTTATCAGTTCAGACAGCTTGTGCTATGTATGGGAACCAAAATTTACCAaattaaagtgttaaaatgaaTTCTAGTGGAAGAATATTGTCTGGCAGTGCAATGGGGAGCACAAACAAGAAGTTATTTAGATTTCCAGTTTGTTGTACTgaaattatttgacattttgggaaaagcCCTTCCTGCTCTTACCTCCCTCTGAAACACAGAGCTCCATGGCCACCTGGCTTTCCAAGTCCTTCAGAGCGTCAAAGTCCCTCTTAGCATACATCTTGTCTGGTGAACCACTGATCTCCAGCAGCTGGGTGGTGTTGGCTTCCATCACTCCAATGGCGTAGATGATCACTCCCTTGGCCCTAAGAGCTGCGGCGGGACCTTTGACCTGGTCTTGGGCCTCACCGTCTGTTATCACCACCAGCCTCTGCCTCAGGTCAGGACGGCCTCCTCTGCTTGCATCAAAGTACTGTGACACTTTTGTGATGGCTTCACCCGTGTGCGTGCCTCCACCAATCTGCTGCATTTCATCCATGGATTGCAACATTTCATCTTTGCTGTAGTAGCGATCGAGGGGGAACTGTAATTGTTGGATGGTGCTGAACTGCATGACGCCAACATGCACCTCATCCTGACTGATAACAGACTTGCTAATGACAGATTTCATGAAGTCTTTCATTTTCTGGTAGTCTTCTGGATAGATGCTCCCTGAGCTGTCAATCAAGAAAATGAGGTCTCCAGGTCTGTCTTTGCAAGCTGTAGACACAGAGTAGCACAAATATGTTAGTGGGGCTCTTGGTGCTATTGGTGTGTGTTACATAAAGAAGAAGTAGTCATGGTATGGTAGCCAGGATGTGCCAATCTTATATTGTTTTCTGGAGCTTTGATGTTGAAAATTTGGACAGTGGTGTCTAAAGACCTGTGTCGAGATGCAATCAGTGTgtagacagaaaacaacaggtTCGGGGGCTTATGTGGTGGTCTACAAGTTAAGACATCGACCACAAACTTCGAATGAATCATGAACCATCCCCAGTTCACATGCAGCCAGAGACCTTTGTTGTCATTCCTTGTCTTTCACCCCTTATTTCTATACTATCATCTGTCCAATGAAGGTGTGTGTTGCCTTTATCAGCCACATATAGATATGCATTTTAAACTCTAGTTTTCCTTACCGTCTTGAGAACAGATATCTGTGATGATGTCGTCTTTGATGGGCTTCAGAGCATCAAAATTATAGACAAAGAAAGTCCTCTTAGGGTTGCCAGCAATCTCTTCCAGCTCTAATTTATCTGCATTTTTCACGCCAATGGCATAGATGGTTACGCCCTGCGCCCTCAATTTTTCTGCAGGAATCTTGACCTCATCGGAGGATTTTCCATCAGTGATGACCACCAGGTACTCTGGAACTTTGTGACCACGAGTGGCCATTGCTTTATCAAATTGTGGACCCATGAATGTCAGagctcttcctgtctctgtcccgCCTCCTATTTGTTTAATACCCTCCACAGCTTTCTCCAGTGACTTAGAATCTGAATAGGTTGTTAGATCAAATTCTAGGTTTGGTGAATCTGCATATTTTGCAACCCCTACACGGACATGTTCTGGCCCAATAAGGAAGGTATGTAGAAACTCAATGATGAACTTCTTCATGTCTTGGAAGTCGTTAGGGTAAATGCTACCAGAGTGATCAATCAGGAAGAAGATGTCTGCTTCATCAGTCTGCATGCAGcctggaaaagaaagaaaagtacaaatattaaaacatcaatTGCTTTTTCATGCATCAGTTACTCAGATATCCAAATTCAACATTGAGCATCAATCTAAAGCCAATCCTTTGTTTTAATAGGTACACTACCACAACACTGGTTTCGCAGAACGGAGTTGCTGGTCTACCGCTTCCTTGATGGGTTGGAGCcatatgaaaatatgttgtgtttgtttactttgttttcttgtggcGTGGTAGATTTATTGTCAAGCATATACATCACATTGGACTCTGTATTGGCAGATACTATTAAATGACTCGGATTGGGATGTATATGGTTGATATTAAAGTAAACAAAACAGGTTCAAACCTTCTTTAATGCCAGTTCTTCTTGTGTTGATGGAGACTGCTTGCCGAAGGATGTTTTGGCACATATATTTCTGCAGGCTCTGCTCCAATGGTTTCAACTTAGTAAAACTGTCCACAATAAACATGTGCGTACTGGTGGGATAAGAGGCTATCTGATTCAGTTGTTCCTCGTTGGCGTCTTTGACTCCCAGTGCATAAACAGTGACGCCAGCACGACGgagttcagctgctgctgtgctcacTTCGTCCTGGGATTCACCATCTGTGATCACCACTGCCACCTGTTGGACCCCCTTATCTTTCCTGCTTCCACGCTCCgtgataaaaacattctctCGGGCAAAATTTAGGGCAGCTCCGGTGTTCGTACCACCTCCACGATAAGGCAGGATTTTGATGAACTTCAGCAATTCACTCTTGACATTGAAGCTGTCGAGGTAGACCTGTGCTGCGGGCTTGTCATTATACAACACAATGCCCACTCGGACTCTGTTTGGACTGACTTCCAGGCCGCTCACAATCGAGTGCAGGAAGGTGCGCACCAGTTTGAAGTTGGGGGTTCCAATGCTGCCGGACTCGTCAACAATGAACACAATGTCTGCCAGTTTGGCGGCTTTGCAATCTGTGAACAGAATATTATTAAAATCATAATTACCTTATTACTCAAACATTAAGGTATATTTCAAGATGAAGGACAGACTCATACTGGGAATATTCATTCCTTCATAATATCtgtaaaattgtgttttcaGACGAGCTGGGGTCAGGTGTACTGAGTGAAAGGTGCCTTCAGAAAGGCCTTAGATCTCTCTCACTTGTGAGAGCCAAAGCTAACATGGCAATTTACCCATCTGTTAGTAAGAAACAACTTGTATATCGGAGACTTTTTAAATTTGGAAAGgggaataaacataaaaaaactaaaattattaataataataatattttataatatataaaaaatataaaaatacattttcaaaggTACACTCATGATACACCTCCATTCACTCACCTCCAGTAAGAGTGATCTCCACTTCCTCTTTTTCGAAAATACCCTTCAGAATCTGCACAGCACTGACTTGCGTGAACTGGTATATGTACGGTGCAGTACCTACGACGCGCATTTCATTCATCGAAGCACCAAGGCTCATGCCCACCACAGTTACTCCTGATGATTTGATCAGACGTGACGCCTTTTGCACGACATCGGCATCATCAGAATCTTTTCCACTCAGGACAACCAGGTACTGCCGGTAGCCTAGGTCTTCCCGACTTCCTGCCTCACTGGTGAAAAAGTGAGTGTTGGCATACTGCAATGCGTTGCCCAGGTTACGAGGCTCGTTGGCTTGCAGTCTGCGATGGCGAAAGCGCTTAATGCCATTTTGGGTTTCCTCTTTGGTTTGGAAAGCATTAAGAAGAAATTCCACCTTAACATCTTGACCATACTGAGCCAGACCCAGACGGTAGGCGGACGCTCCAATTTTAACCTGATTGACCACTCGGTTgaggacgcccctgatctgcTGGAACTCTTGAGGAGTGAGGCCACTGTCCACCAGGAAGAAGATGTCCGCAAACTTTTCTGCCAAGgctgaaagaaaagaatcaaaagAGAACAGTGATAAGACATGCTGTCATGGCAGACCACcagaaaacttttttcttttgattgcATCTTGCAGATTCATAAAAAGAACTTGAATTTTTATCACTACTTGTTCTTCAGACCTTTTTAATGTCTTGGTAGGAATGGACCTCTGTAGTTATCAGTAGGTGAAATACACTTTTTTGTTTGAGGGGCTACATTTTCTGGATAGCAAAGAACACCATAATGAGGTTTCATTGCATTTGGAATAGCATTAttccaaaaataaatagtaatcGTACCTGGATGCCTTCGGCTCCTAAAAGCCTGGTCAGTGAACCATTTCTATCcacattttgggtttttttggttCTCAGCCTCTTTTTCAATCgatctcttctcttctgtctcttttcagCTGAAGTTAAGTTGCTCTTAAAGTTAGTTTTTAGTTGCTTCTGTGCAGTGCAACAAATTTGGGAATTTGTTGTAATAACTCTACAAGATTGATAAGTCTTTTGTCCTACCTTCCCTCTGATCGTCCACGGAGATGCAAACTGTTTGCAGCAGACTGTCCGTCAGCCTCTGCAGAGCCTGGAAGCTATCGATGGAGAACAGGAAGCGCTCTGATGGCCGATTGGCGATGGACCCAAGCTCCTGCAGGTTGACTTGTCCTACACCAATGCCAAACACTATGACTCCCTGCTGCCTCAGAAGCTGAGCAGGCACTGTCACATCGTCTGTGGAGTCACCATCTGTGATGACCACGAGGATCTGAGGCACCCGTTCCTTGGCTCGGCTCCCCGCCTCTTCAGTGAAGTACTCTCTGGTGAAGTTGATGGCCTTGCCCGTTTCTGTGCCTCCTGTTCGGTAGGGAAATGAGTCCAACTGAGCTAGTAGAGAACTCTTGTCCATGTGATCCTTCAGCAGGAACTCCTTGTAAGGATCGTTACTGTACTGAGCCAAGCCAACCCGGACTTTGTCAGGGCCGATGTCAAGGCCTGTGACAACGCTTCGGAGGAACTGCCGGACCTCTTGAAAGTTATCAAGGCCGATGCTGGAAGAGCCATCGACCAGGAAGACGATGTCGGCCACGGTGGCTTTGGCACATTCTGGACAGGAGAAAGACAAAATTCAGTCTGTGCAATTCACTGAGACTTACATTGTCCAAGAATATCATGATCTCTGTctattgcaaacacacacaaagtatgccaaaataacaaaatccgGCTCAGTTAATGAACTAATTAAACATTATTCTCCCTGTTTACATCTCTCAAATGATTATGGGGATCATAGTTCTAAAACTTGTGTGTTGTCTTAATTTAGCCTGGAATCAGACAGAATTGAATGTTAAGGTCAATGTTTCCTTTGAACAAGGCATGAAATCCTATGTTTGGACCAGTTGTATGTGGACAAACCGAGTGGTATGACACGTATTACCTTGAGACAATTGTAGGAGTTGACGTTTGACTTCCTCAACAGTCGTGCAAAGTGTCTGGATGATGCTCTGAGAAATTCCCTGCAGAGCTGCAAAATCGGACACACTGTAGACATGCTGACTGTGCGGCTCGTTCGCTATCTCTTTGAGCTGGTCTTCGTCTGCATCTTTAATACCAATGGCATACAAAACAATTCCCTTTCTCTTCAGATCCTGGGCGTGGGACTCCACGTTGTCTTGGGATTTGCCGTCGGTGATCACCACAGCGATCTGCGGCACATTCTGGCCAGCTCGGCTCCCAGCTTTCTGCACAAAGTGCTCTTTCAGCATGAAGTCTAAGCCTTGACCTGTCTCGGTACCACCGCCCATGTAAGGCAACTTGCTGATGTACTGGAGGATATCCTTCTTGTTCTGATGGGTGTTGAGCAGGAACTCAGTGCGTGGAGTGTTGCTGTATTGGACTAGCCCAATGCGGACATGGTCGGGTGAGACGTCAAAGCTGTTGACCAGTGTGTACAGAAACTGACGGATCTGCTTGAAGTTCTCAGTGCCGATGCTCCACGACCCGTCAACCAAGAAGACGATGTCAGCTACAGCCTCTTGAGTGCAGACTGAGGGGGAAGGTTGTCAGGTCATGGAGAGGTCTTAAGAATTCACAGGCTGACCCAAACAGTTCTTGGTTCTTAGAGAGCGTGGCAGCCAGAGCGTGATTTGCAAAAAGAAATGGCGGGTTGCCTGAGCTGTGTGCAAGCCAGAGGAGCAGGGATTTACTCTGAAAGCACTTACCTTCAGGTGGACATACGAGTGAGGAAATATGAAAcaagcttgtgtgtgtcttacagCTCCTTCAAAAAAGTGTTGATGTTGCAAACAGAAGGTTGACAAAACTTCTTGTTCTTGCTCCAAAGTGTTCAACATCAGCACAAACTCCAAAAATTCACATTCAAGTACCTGGctgcataaaaaacatttgcatcTAAATATCTGTATTCATCACTAGTTCTGGGTTATTCCAAAAACACCTCAAAGAGTTTATTCAAGTTTATTGTATTCCTACTGTAATGGAGTATATCGTCAATGAAAACCCTGGATCTCCATTGACAAGAACTGATTTCTCATGGCAAGTTAATGTCCAAGTCTTTTAACCATAATTTAGTACAGTGTCAGTGGCTGTCATGTCTAGGAGCCTGAATGATACAGtgtgttgtattaatactgtatgtactgtggTCGCTAACCTCAGAGCTGAATAAATGCAGGTTAATGGGCGACACGCAGCGAGCATCACTCAGAGTTTCTTGAGAAATGCTCTCGCTCgtctatgtttttttaaatctttatgcAACCAGACAAAGGTGAACGAAGCTTTCCGTGACAAATTAATGCATCACATCCAAGtgctcagcagcaaacacatTCATGATTCATGTGCAGGGTTAGTAAAGGTGCTCGGTATCAGCtctgtgaggtgtgtgtgtgtgtgtgtgtgtgtgtgtgtgtgtgtgtgttaagctaCATACATGGATTATATAAAGTGAATGTACAGATGTTATGGGCTGATGTAATGTTGAGAAACAGGCACGTTTGCCATGATCCTGTATGTGCTGGTATGCAGGAAGTTAAGTCATAGCAGGATAATCATATCCACCTGTCTTCTGAGTGATCTGAGCAGTGTTGCCGTAGAAACACGCCGCCATGATGAGGCTGAGGAGAAGACCCCGCCTCCCCTCCATGCTGTAATGGCTCTCGGGTTTCTCTCTTCctacagcacaaagacaaagacgaCCATAAATACAGAGTCTGTTTCCCATCATGAAGGCAGCGTGGGGGACGGGGGGTTCCAGCAAATCATGTTACAATTTagtgcacacatttaaaaacaggacaCGCCCACAACGGACTTCAAAACGTTGGTTTTTCTCCAGAACCAAACAGCTCGAAGCTGCGGTGCAACAAACATGCCACACATTCAGACGACTTTTCTGAACctttaatgtgtgtgacagagtaTTAACCAGGCAGCAACCTCAGTGTCTGTGAAGAGAAgccaaaacactgcagttcatttccaaatgtccaacttcacagcagaaataaacatgtttacagcctgggacaaaaaacaggtccagggtttagacagtctgcggggacgtcacggagactacgtccaggttttagacagtctgcggggacgtcacggagactacgtccaggttttagacagtctgcggggacgtcacggagactacgtccaggttttagacagtctgtggggacgtcacagagactacgtccaggttttagacagtctggggggacgtcacagagactacgtccaggtttagacggTCTAACTTGAATCAGCTGTTTGGTTAACCTTCATTAGTGATGGTCTGAGCAGCAGGAAGTCAGCAGTGGATTCACCATATTTCAAATAGTTTCCTGATCATCTGTGATGTGCCAGACAGAGTCTGCTGCCcacagatgacaggaaatggcACTATTATGCCGTAAGCAGAGCCAGATGGAGCGGAGAGGATCGCTTTGAGTTCCCCGGCTCTTTGGTCTGAATTCATTTGGC
Coding sequences within:
- the col6a4a gene encoding collagen alpha-6(VI) chain isoform X3, whose product is MEGRRGLLLSLIMAACFYGNTAQITQKTECAKATVADIVFLVDGSSSIGLDNFQEVRQFLRSVVTGLDIGPDKVRVGLAQYSNDPYKEFLLKDHMDKSSLLAQLDSFPYRTGGTETGKAINFTREYFTEEAGSRAKERVPQILVVITDGDSTDDVTVPAQLLRQQGVIVFGIGVGQVNLQELGSIANRPSERFLFSIDSFQALQRLTDSLLQTVCISVDDQREALAEKFADIFFLVDSGLTPQEFQQIRGVLNRVVNQVKIGASAYRLGLAQYGQDVKVEFLLNAFQTKEETQNGIKRFRHRRLQANEPRNLGNALQYANTHFFTSEAGSREDLGYRQYLVVLSGKDSDDADVVQKASRLIKSSGVTVVGMSLGASMNEMRVVGTAPYIYQFTQVSAVQILKGIFEKEEVEITLTGDCKAAKLADIVFIVDESGSIGTPNFKLVRTFLHSIVSGLEVSPNRVRVGIVLYNDKPAAQVYLDSFNVKSELLKFIKILPYRGGGTNTGAALNFARENVFITERGSRKDKGVQQVAVVITDGESQDEVSTAAAELRRAGVTVYALGVKDANEEQLNQIASYPTSTHMFIVDSFTKLKPLEQSLQKYMCQNILRQAVSINTRRTGIKEGCMQTDEADIFFLIDHSGSIYPNDFQDMKKFIIEFLHTFLIGPEHVRVGVAKYADSPNLEFDLTTYSDSKSLEKAVEGIKQIGGGTETGRALTFMGPQFDKAMATRGHKVPEYLVVITDGKSSDEVKIPAEKLRAQGVTIYAIGVKNADKLELEEIAGNPKRTFFVYNFDALKPIKDDIITDICSQDACKDRPGDLIFLIDSSGSIYPEDYQKMKDFMKSVISKSVISQDEVHVGVMQFSTIQQLQFPLDRYYSKDEMLQSMDEMQQIGGGTHTGEAITKVSQYFDASRGGRPDLRQRLVVITDGEAQDQVKGPAAALRAKGVIIYAIGVMEANTTQLLEISGSPDKMYAKRDFDALKDLESQVAMELCVSEGDCKKTEKADIIFLVDGSTSITLEKFRSMQKFMVSMVNQTTVGKNLTRFGVILYSTDAKSIFELKDHTSKKEVTKAIEALKSPYGDTYTGKALTYSLQYFDQAHGGRADLQVPQILMVITDGDATDRNNLVVPSVALRERGISVFSIGVEGANRTQLEIMSGHDTSKVFYVDNFEALETLYKNITHVLCNSTKPVCEKQKADLVFLLDQSGSIDPQDYITMKNFTTNLINSFKVSQDLVRVGVAQFSSTFQKEFYLNEFYTEQSISKHISDMNQSGGGTNIGWALDSIKDYFKASTGSRISSKISQNLVLITDGESQDDVEDAADSLRKMGIEVFAIGIGDVHDLELLQITGTPERLFTVQNFGSLEKIKQKVVDTICKSKPLVPSEQSACSVHIAMGFDITQRTGVSGDMLVSGHTKLETFLPEIVHYVSTIEGLCCIKPPGPINPKIGFRLVARGGRILDDISFESYNEETVRKVMRQRLTEPTYFNTALLKSFGEKFSKSNAGVKVLVIFSDGLDEDVMKLEHESELLRQSGVNTLLIVALDGARDSNQLQMVEFGRGFGYKLPLSIGMQSVGSTVLKQIDAVSDRVCCNVMCKCSGHEGVRGSRGPLGSKGVSGQKGFPGYPGDEGLAGDRGYPGPSGPQGVQGCSGIRGPKGYRGLRGNRGEDGEDGLDGVNGEQGVTGSDGGRGERGHPGKPGIPGIRGEEGLKGQRGLRGDPGEPGADNTVPGAKGESGNQGLPGTPGRDGRPGESGTVGNPGADGRRGSPGEKGPPGQPGAAGLPGSPGASGPQGARGVRGQPGPSGFPGLPGPQGGPGQPGKAGLPGRRGPNGQKGQPGDPGDKGGPGTQGSRGTPGQDGRDGHGPPGPAGVKGDPGFPGYPGLLGEDGLQGPNGYPGRKGNQGRGGNSGHPGESGVSGDPGYPGHTGPRGPPGGKGLTECQLITYIRDNCACSMGRSECPALPTELVFALDMSADVTAVDFERQRSALLSLLEDIAISESNCPSGARVAVVAYSAYTKYLIRFQDYRFKKQLIESVKNIALEKTSNRRHLGATMRFVSQNIFKRVRAGMMMRKVAVFFSNGPTEDADDIVTAMMEYRGLNIVPAVISLRNTPAIGQKMEVDDSGHAIFTVLRTNMAADLRKVKNCAICYDPCRPSEECAFIKEPVQPQQVDLDLVMVLDSSREVQADEYAGAQQLLGSVVEQLAVSPQPRRAGNQARVAVVQQSGTQVSKPEFGLQSYQNHNLMKTHLIKKMQQQGGSSALGQTLEFTLREVLRKATQPRRRRAVLTVVGTQTAYEDRAKLHYISQKAKCEGVAMFVVTVGDRYNRTQVEELASLPLQQHLIHLSKLNADEQGYAQRFFRVFLSALNKGMNPYPPPALEQTCDQLKNQGGGQVLINGQGQAQLDLEEFVEEEQERFEEQTGGQTQTGQLDILETLTGEEGRRFVFGGNARCRLQADTGIQCGDYVQVWFFDKDVGACSPFWYGGCGGNANRFNTEHECFRTCGAHNPNILPKPELASFASKDNCFLSQDQGSCENYTMVWFFDTEQNECSRFWYGGCGGNGNRFQTQDECENLCLTKSR